A DNA window from Phragmites australis chromosome 11, lpPhrAust1.1, whole genome shotgun sequence contains the following coding sequences:
- the LOC133884394 gene encoding protein PLASTID TRANSCRIPTIONALLY ACTIVE 16, chloroplastic-like encodes MAPALTSNPPSFRPLSTPLRRRAATILCRVGKPSKDSGADDDAAKKPSVLFADFRKLTDAKALIPAFPSPAAGSLFAGGRGRKDPQTVFVAGATGQAGVRIAQTLLRQGFAVRAGVPDLASAQELARLAAAYRLISPAEARRLNAVESDFDDPEAIAKSIGPAAKVVVTVGSAEKGPEGGGFTTDDALRVVQAADLASVAHVVVVYDESVSGLGGGGSTYNVLDGFTSFFSNLFSRVQTLTLSEFLAKVVETDVRYTLVKASLTDDYSPESSYALVLAKEGASHSTTSPTDTGKVSKLQIAALVADVFSNVAVAENKVVEVSTSSSATSKPIAEAFTAIPEDRRRKEYQEAAAKAQAEEEALASQRASKAEEAASKLEAEGKKAPSDETAANVVNEAQASLENLLSRAKGLSTDFSLEKFSTQLAEATATWNSVEKEPKAQIATVQGQAKAKKLAPQRAVVKPAAQKVKPQPKQPDTKPEVRPVFGGLFKQETVYVDDD; translated from the exons ATGGCTCCCGCGCTCACCTCCAACCCCCCTTCCTTCCGCCCCCTCTCCACCccactccgccgccgcgccgccaccATTCTCTGCCGCGTCGGCAAGCCCAGCAAGGACTCCGGGGCGGATGACGACGCCGCCAAGAAGCCGTCCGTCCTCTTCGCGGACTTCCGCAAGCTGACGGACGCCAAGGCGCTGATACCGGCGTTCCCCTCGCCAGCGGCGGGGTCGCTGTTCGCCggagggagggggaggaaggACCCGCAGACGGTGTTCGTTGCGGGCGCCACGGGGCAGGCTGGGGTCCGTATCGCTCAGACGCTGCTGCGACAGGGGTTCGCCGTGCGCGCTGGCGTCCCGGACCTGGCGTCCGCGCAGGAGCTGGCGCGGCTCGCTGCCGCGTACCGTCTCATATCCCCTGCGGAGGCGCGCCGGCTGAACGCGGTTGAGTCAGACTTTGACGATCCTGAGGCGATCGCCAAGTCCATCGGACCCGCTGCCAAGGTGGTAGTGACCGTCGGCTCGGCCGAGAAGGGGCCAGAAGGCGGGGGCTTCACCACGGACGACGCGCTCCGGGTGGTGCAGGCTGCGGACCTCGCCAGCGTGGCTCACGTCGTGGTCGTGTACGACGAGAGCGTCAGCGGCCTCGGCGGCGGTGGGTCCACGTACAATGTGCTCGACGGCTTCACGTCCTTCTTCTCGAACCTCTTCTCGCGTGTGCAGACGCTGACGCTGAGCGAGTTCTTGGCCAAGGTGGTGGAGACGGATGTCAGGTATACACTCGTCAAGGCTTCACTCACTGACGACTACAGCCCTGAGAGCTCCTACGCCTTGGTCCTGGCCAAGGAGGGCGCATCGCATAGCACGACTTCCCCTACTGATACCGGCAAG GTGTCAAAGTTGCAGATTGCTGCCCTTGTGGCTGATGTCTTCTCCAATGTGGCAGTCGCCGAGAACAAG GTTGTTGAAGTTTCAACTAGCTCATCAGCAACATCCAAGCCCATAGCAGAGGCTTTCAC AGCTATCCCTGAAGacagaagaagaaaggagtacCAAGAAGCTGCAGCAAAAGCACAGGCAGAAGAGGAGGCCCTAGCCTCACAACGAGCTAGCAAAGCAGAAGAGGCTGCCAGTAAGCTCGAAGCCGAGGGGAAGAAAGCACCCTCAGACGAGACTGCTGCAAACGTGGTGAACGAGGCCCAAGCCTCTCTCGAAAACCTCCTGAGCAGAGCCAAAGGGCTTAGCACGGACTTCTCCTTGGAGAAGTTCAGCACGCAGCTTGCAGAAGCGACGGCTACTTGGAACTCTGTGGAGAAGGAACCAAAGGCACAGATCGCCACGGTGCAAGGCCAGGCGAAGGCAAAGAAGCTGGCACCACAGAGGGCCGTCGTGAAGCCAGCGGCGCAGAAGGTGAAGCCACAACCAAAGCAGCCGGATACCAAGCCAGAAGTGAGGCCAGTGTTCGGCGGCCTCTTCAAGCAAGAAACAGTATACGTGGACGATGACTGA